The sequence TTTTGCCTTGTCACCCAATATCGTGGGGATGCTCTCTAAGCTTTGATAAGTGTAAGGATCATCGGTGTAAGCATGCAGTTTTTTCTCATGCTTTTCAATGGTACGCTGCTCAATAGTAATCAGCGTACTTTGTTGGCGCAAATGGTTATTACTGGTTTTGTCATTATTATTTTGCGTGGCTTTTTGAGAATTACTTTTTATATCAGCATTTATATTGGCAGTCGGTTTTGGCTGAAGAGCAGTGGGTTTAGATGAGCGGTGTGTGCTGCTATCAATAACCTGAATGGGAGCGGGCAGGTGACTGGCATTTTTATCACCGACTGGTGTGACGATAATACTAATATCAGCCTCTGTTAAATCGGCTCGTGATAATGCTGCTTCGATGGCTTTTGGTAGTGCTGCTTGTGCATGGATTGGCAATAGTGTCGCCGTTGCTAATAACGCCATGATAGGTACGTATTTAGCAGGCGGCTTCGACGGTCGCAGATAACGACAGAAAGGAAATAATTTGGCAGTAAAAGCAGAGGAATGACGGAGTTTAGAGGTGGGTCGCATGAGCATCTTTCATCAGGTGGCAAAAACAGCCTATGGTAACATGAGTTGCCGTTTTCGCGTAGATGGCAGGTGTAGATGAAAACCTGTTTTTATCTGAATTTTTAAAATACGCACACACGCTAGCGCACATGTAAAAATGCCATGGCGGTCATGATGGCATCGTTGTAAGCATCGTGAGCGCCTAGATCGGGTATATTATAATGCGCTAAAATATTGGTCAGATGCTGCGCTTGGCTAGATAGCCCTTGGGTTTGACCACTCATGCGCCGACTATATAAATGGCGCAAATCGATGACTTCGTTGGGCAGTGCTGTGCCCATATAGCGTTTGACCAGAGGGTTTAAAAACGCTGTGTCTAAACTCGTACAAAACCCCACAATTGGGCGATTACCTATAAATGGCAACAACAGCGCCAGCATCTCATCGTAGCTCATACCATGCTCAACGTCGGCAGTACGTAGACCGTGAATCACAATGGTGTCACGGTCTGGCATCACAGGTGGTCTGCATACGATATGCATACCATTGCCAGTGTCGATTGTATTGTCATTGATATGAATCGCGGCGACAGACAATAAATGGTGATTTTTTGGATTGAGTCCCGTCATTTCACAGTCAATCGCTACCCACTGCTTAGCCACAGGTTTGGTAAACATCGATGCCAATTCTGGGCGCTGTAGCTGCGTTTTTTGCCAAGCGCAGGATAACTGTGTTAGCCAACTCATAGTTGTCGCTCATCCATTTATGCGATTGTTGTACTTATGCGAGTTCTAATTGATAATGCTGACGTAGCTGATTTTTAAAGCTTTTAACAACGGCCAAACACTCTTTTAATAAGTCGCGCTCAAGCGCGGTCAAGGTCATTGGGTTTACTTGCCGCGCATGTTTATCATCGGTTGATAGAGCGACTGATAGGCGCTGTGCCATAAAAAACTCCAAGGCTTCTAGTAAAGTATCTGCGCGCTCTTGGGTCAAGGCGCGCGCTTGTACCAAAGCTTTAAGACGATTTTTACTACTGGGCAGCTCTAAGATATCGTTTTCTAATGCCAAGGTACGAATGCCATGAACCAGTGGAAAGATACCGGCTTTCTTTAGATCAATGTCTTCTGACCCGGATTTACCACCAAGCAGAGGCACGA is a genomic window of Psychrobacter cibarius containing:
- a CDS encoding 3'-5' exonuclease; translation: MSWLTQLSCAWQKTQLQRPELASMFTKPVAKQWVAIDCEMTGLNPKNHHLLSVAAIHINDNTIDTGNGMHIVCRPPVMPDRDTIVIHGLRTADVEHGMSYDEMLALLLPFIGNRPIVGFCTSLDTAFLNPLVKRYMGTALPNEVIDLRHLYSRRMSGQTQGLSSQAQHLTNILAHYNIPDLGAHDAYNDAIMTAMAFLHVR